Proteins from a single region of Novosphingobium sp. CECT 9465:
- the pspF gene encoding phage shock protein operon transcriptional activator → MDREVQFMGQSGAFLDAVERASRAAPMRRPVLVIGERGTGKELIAERLHRLSTRWQEPLVTMNCAALPETLIEAELFGHEAGAFTGATRARTGRFEEADKGTLFLDELGTLSMGAQERLLRAVEYGEITRIGSSKPVRVDVRIVAATNEDLPKMAEQGRFRPDLLDRLSFEVITLPPLRVREGDVAVLADYFGRRMAAELHWDTWPGFAPPTQKALEEYLWPGNVRELRNVVERAVYRWDDWTQPIASVQFDPFESAWKPVSPPRAPEPDTAAHGRAPAAPDLDGVTDLRSAVEAHERAIVEHHLGRNRFNQRQTAKALGLSYDQLRHCMKKHGLMDRGAG, encoded by the coding sequence ATGGATAGGGAAGTTCAGTTCATGGGCCAATCGGGCGCGTTCCTCGACGCGGTCGAACGCGCCAGCCGCGCCGCGCCAATGCGCCGCCCGGTGCTGGTGATCGGGGAACGCGGGACCGGCAAGGAACTGATCGCCGAACGCCTTCATCGCCTGTCCACGCGCTGGCAGGAACCGCTGGTGACGATGAACTGCGCCGCCTTGCCCGAAACACTCATCGAAGCGGAATTGTTCGGCCATGAAGCAGGCGCCTTTACCGGCGCCACCCGCGCCCGGACAGGCCGGTTCGAGGAAGCCGACAAGGGCACCCTGTTCCTTGACGAACTGGGTACGCTTTCGATGGGCGCGCAGGAGCGCCTGCTGCGGGCGGTCGAATATGGCGAGATCACGCGGATCGGATCGAGCAAGCCGGTACGCGTGGACGTGCGCATCGTGGCGGCCACCAACGAGGATCTGCCGAAAATGGCGGAGCAGGGCCGCTTCCGCCCGGACCTGCTCGACCGGCTGAGCTTCGAAGTGATCACCCTGCCCCCGCTCCGTGTGCGCGAGGGAGACGTTGCAGTGCTGGCGGACTATTTCGGGCGGCGCATGGCCGCAGAACTGCACTGGGACACCTGGCCGGGATTTGCGCCTCCGACACAAAAGGCCCTTGAGGAGTACCTGTGGCCCGGCAACGTGCGCGAATTGCGCAACGTGGTGGAACGCGCGGTCTATCGCTGGGATGACTGGACCCAGCCCATCGCCAGCGTTCAGTTCGATCCGTTCGAAAGCGCGTGGAAGCCGGTTTCGCCCCCACGCGCGCCTGAACCGGACACCGCTGCCCATGGGCGCGCGCCGGCCGCGCCCGATCTTGACGGGGTAACCGACTTGCGCAGCGCCGTGGAGGCCCACGAACGCGCGATTGTCGAACATCACCTCGGTCGCAACCGCTTCAACCAGCGCCAGACCGCAAAAGCACTCGGCCTCAGCTATGACCAGTTGCGGCACTGCATGAAGAAGCACGGATTGATGGACCGGGGAGCAGGCTGA
- the pspA gene encoding phage shock protein PspA — MTEDLTPIRPERAEGGRTTRLDAELERLRTNPGSNSGLGSNFGNAERSRSSQSFSSFNTGVNLMGIFSRTRDIIAANFNDLLEKADDPSKMIRMIIMEMEETLVEVRASAARTIADQKEMGRHVAKLDRLQADWSEKAQLALSKDREDLARAALVEKKKASDMAAQLQTEIGVLDDAMRAYEIDIEKLQTRLREARSRQTAIAARLESAENRVRLRTLLASERVDEAMARFDQLERRVDYAEGRADALSLADGSGKPGLADEIAALAGQDKIDEELEAMKRALGKEG; from the coding sequence ATGACCGAGGACCTGACCCCGATCCGGCCTGAAAGGGCCGAGGGTGGCAGGACCACCCGCCTCGATGCGGAACTCGAACGGCTGCGCACGAATCCCGGCAGCAATTCCGGCCTTGGCAGCAATTTCGGCAACGCGGAGCGTTCGCGCTCGTCGCAATCCTTTTCGTCCTTCAACACCGGAGTGAACCTGATGGGCATCTTTTCGCGGACTCGCGATATCATTGCCGCCAATTTCAACGACTTGCTTGAAAAGGCGGATGATCCGTCGAAGATGATCCGCATGATCATCATGGAGATGGAGGAGACGCTGGTCGAAGTCCGCGCCTCAGCTGCGCGCACCATTGCCGATCAGAAGGAAATGGGCCGCCACGTGGCCAAGCTGGATCGCCTTCAGGCTGACTGGTCGGAAAAGGCACAGCTTGCCCTGTCGAAGGACCGCGAGGATCTGGCCCGCGCCGCTCTTGTCGAAAAGAAGAAGGCGTCGGACATGGCCGCCCAGCTTCAAACCGAGATCGGTGTGCTGGATGATGCGATGCGCGCTTATGAAATCGACATCGAGAAACTGCAAACTCGCCTGCGCGAAGCCCGCAGCCGCCAGACCGCCATCGCCGCCCGCCTTGAAAGCGCCGAAAACCGCGTGCGCTTGCGCACGCTGCTCGCCAGCGAGCGGGTTGATGAGGCCATGGCCCGCTTCGACCAGCTCGAACGCCGCGTCGATTACGCCGAAGGCCGCGCCGATGCGCTGAGCCTGGCCGATGGCAGCGGCAAGCCGGGCCTCGCTGATGAGATCGCCGCGCTCGCCGGGCAGGACAAGATCGACGAGGAATTGGAAGCGATGAAGCGCGCACTCGGAAAGGAAGGCTGA
- the pspB gene encoding envelope stress response membrane protein PspB — MDDVVPIVAIFVGLPWLILHYITKWKTSATLTNGDEALLDELYQLARRLDERMDTVERLVASDNPDFKPARIMHDRETDNQKLRELDRMFAEQGRTSK; from the coding sequence ATGGATGACGTTGTTCCCATCGTTGCAATCTTCGTCGGCCTGCCGTGGCTGATCCTGCACTACATCACCAAGTGGAAGACATCGGCCACGCTGACTAATGGCGACGAAGCGCTGCTGGACGAGCTTTACCAGCTTGCCCGCCGCCTTGATGAACGCATGGACACGGTCGAGCGGCTGGTCGCTTCGGACAATCCCGATTTCAAGCCCGCGCGCATCATGCATGATCGCGAAACCGACAACCAGAAGCTGCGCGAACTCGATCGGATGTTCGCCGAACAGGGAAGGACTTCGAAGTGA
- the pspC gene encoding envelope stress response membrane protein PspC, whose protein sequence is MNSPRTRFYRDKVNGKFMGVCAGVADYTGVDVLWVRLGFLILAFSMGWPFIAYFALGMLAGKKPDALYGDRQEQQFWQRVRQSPARTAREVRASFRDIDRRLAEVESYYVNSNPRLSAEIEKLR, encoded by the coding sequence GTGAACAGCCCGCGCACCCGCTTTTATCGCGACAAGGTCAATGGCAAGTTCATGGGCGTCTGTGCCGGGGTTGCCGATTATACCGGGGTCGATGTGCTCTGGGTCCGGCTCGGCTTCCTGATCCTTGCTTTCTCGATGGGCTGGCCGTTCATCGCCTACTTCGCCCTCGGCATGCTGGCCGGCAAGAAGCCCGATGCGCTTTATGGCGACCGGCAGGAGCAGCAGTTCTGGCAGCGCGTCCGCCAGTCGCCCGCCCGAACCGCCCGCGAAGTGCGCGCCAGCTTCCGCGACATCGACCGCCGCCTGGCCGAAGTCGAAAGCTACTACGTCAACAGCAACCCGCGCCTTTCGGCCGAGATCGAAAAGCTGCGCTGA
- a CDS encoding SufE family protein, giving the protein MRSLDDILEEYEFLDGDERYRLLIELGRELEDMPDALKTDATLVRGCSASVWVYPTQGEGGTLHFLADSNAAITKGIVALVLSAVQDRPAAEVAATDIAEALGPFDLKKQLSSNRTQGVPNMIALVREHAARLAAAA; this is encoded by the coding sequence ATGCGCAGCCTTGATGACATCCTTGAAGAATACGAATTTCTCGACGGCGACGAACGCTATCGCCTGCTGATCGAACTTGGACGCGAACTGGAAGACATGCCCGACGCGCTGAAGACCGATGCCACTCTGGTTCGCGGTTGTTCGGCCAGTGTGTGGGTCTACCCGACGCAGGGCGAGGGCGGTACGCTGCACTTCCTGGCCGACAGCAACGCCGCGATCACCAAGGGCATCGTCGCGCTGGTCCTGTCCGCCGTGCAGGATCGTCCTGCCGCAGAAGTCGCAGCAACCGACATTGCCGAAGCGCTGGGGCCGTTCGATCTGAAGAAGCAGTTGTCCTCCAACCGCACCCAGGGCGTACCCAACATGATCGCACTGGTGCGCGAACATGCGGCGCGGCTGGCCGCTGCGGCCTGA
- a CDS encoding YbaN family protein codes for MRRQLYLAGGLISVALGAIGVFLPILPTVPFLLLATFFFARSNPAWEQRLLDHPRYGPPLRQWRTRRAISRKAKKGALIAMAAGVVLTWFTAGWPWVLIPAAVMGITGTWIWTRAE; via the coding sequence TTGCGCCGCCAACTCTATCTTGCGGGCGGCCTGATCTCGGTGGCACTGGGTGCAATCGGAGTGTTTCTGCCGATCCTGCCGACGGTGCCCTTCCTGCTGCTGGCCACGTTCTTCTTCGCGCGCTCCAACCCTGCGTGGGAGCAGCGCCTGCTCGATCACCCGCGCTATGGCCCACCCTTGCGCCAGTGGCGGACCCGCCGTGCCATTTCACGCAAGGCCAAGAAGGGCGCGCTCATCGCCATGGCGGCGGGCGTGGTGCTGACATGGTTTACTGCGGGTTGGCCGTGGGTGCTGATCCCGGCAGCGGTAATGGGCATAACGGGGACGTGGATTTGGACGAGGGCGGAGTAG
- a CDS encoding acyltransferase has protein sequence MLRFSAAVGVLLLHAELIGYHTGRFLGVELERSYWIGRGGFGVDLFFVISGFIMVHSSARQVGKTGARWTFLRRRLIRIVPLYWLGTLVIVAWFVKFGPKPDLASLVTSFAFIPYASTGSSGRISPLLEVGWTLNFEMLFYGLFALAMGKGIKQTVARLTVLLSVLVLIGLMIALPLPLWFWTRPILLEFLCGMWLGVIYMRGVALPVLARWALICIALVLLGIGDVEGGEAMSGLGRMATWGLAGGCLLAAVVLGETALPVPKVLVWGGDISYAIYIVHMPLMLAAQMAWRHFRLPYGAMQEIGFVLGVTVLSLVVAAIAHHVFERPIIRWLNRKEAAV, from the coding sequence ATGCTGCGTTTCTCAGCGGCCGTTGGAGTGCTGCTGCTTCACGCCGAACTCATCGGCTATCACACCGGGCGCTTTCTTGGCGTTGAATTGGAGCGGTCTTACTGGATCGGTAGAGGCGGCTTCGGGGTGGACCTGTTCTTTGTTATCTCCGGGTTTATCATGGTCCATTCTTCTGCGCGACAGGTCGGTAAAACTGGCGCGCGGTGGACGTTCCTGCGACGAAGGCTGATTCGTATTGTCCCACTTTATTGGCTTGGTACACTGGTGATCGTCGCTTGGTTTGTAAAGTTTGGACCGAAGCCTGATTTAGCTAGCCTCGTTACTTCTTTCGCGTTCATTCCCTACGCCAGTACTGGTTCATCTGGCCGGATTTCTCCATTGCTCGAAGTGGGGTGGACGCTTAATTTTGAGATGCTGTTCTACGGTCTGTTCGCGCTGGCGATGGGTAAGGGGATCAAGCAGACTGTCGCACGGCTGACCGTACTGCTTAGTGTGTTGGTCTTGATCGGATTGATGATAGCGCTGCCTTTACCATTGTGGTTCTGGACGCGACCGATCCTGTTGGAATTTCTGTGCGGAATGTGGCTTGGCGTTATCTACATGCGTGGCGTTGCGCTGCCCGTTTTGGCAAGATGGGCACTTATCTGCATAGCGCTGGTCCTGCTCGGCATAGGCGACGTTGAGGGTGGTGAGGCGATGAGTGGCCTCGGACGCATGGCCACCTGGGGCTTAGCAGGCGGGTGTTTGCTCGCCGCCGTTGTGCTGGGAGAAACTGCCCTGCCAGTCCCGAAAGTGTTGGTCTGGGGCGGTGACATTTCTTATGCTATATACATCGTGCATATGCCGCTGATGCTGGCGGCGCAAATGGCGTGGCGGCATTTCCGCCTGCCTTATGGCGCAATGCAGGAGATTGGGTTCGTTCTCGGCGTGACCGTTTTGTCGCTAGTCGTTGCTGCAATCGCGCATCATGTGTTCGAACGGCCTATTATACGCTGGCTCAATCGAAAAGAGGCTGCTGTTTGA
- a CDS encoding sterol desaturase family protein: MQTLIAILIVIATVLAMEFVAWSSHKYVMHGFGWGWHRDHHEPHDGFLEKNDLYAVFGAVISITFFALGSPLVRGAAAWWPGTFIGLGVLAYGVIYTLVHDGLVHQRWFRWVPKRGYAKQLVQAHKLHHATIGKEGGVSFGFIFARDPVALKRELREQRERGIAVLREAVE, translated from the coding sequence ATGCAGACGCTCATCGCCATCCTGATCGTGATCGCCACGGTGCTCGCAATGGAGTTCGTGGCGTGGTCCAGCCACAAGTACGTGATGCATGGCTTCGGCTGGGGCTGGCACCGCGATCATCACGAACCGCATGATGGCTTTCTTGAGAAAAACGACCTTTACGCCGTGTTCGGCGCTGTCATCTCGATCACGTTCTTCGCGCTCGGCAGCCCGCTGGTGCGCGGCGCCGCGGCATGGTGGCCGGGCACGTTCATTGGCCTTGGCGTACTGGCCTATGGCGTGATCTATACGCTTGTCCACGACGGCCTGGTGCATCAGCGCTGGTTCCGCTGGGTGCCCAAGCGCGGCTACGCCAAGCAACTCGTACAGGCGCACAAGCTGCACCACGCCACCATCGGCAAGGAAGGCGGAGTGAGCTTCGGTTTTATCTTCGCGCGCGATCCGGTGGCGTTGAAGCGGGAGTTGCGGGAGCAGCGCGAGCGGGGGATTGCGGTGTTGCGGGAAGCGGTGGAGTAA
- the leuC gene encoding 3-isopropylmalate dehydratase large subunit, translated as MASNPRTLYQKIWDAHVVEQRDDGTALLYIDRHLVHEVTSPQAFESLRTSGRKVRRPDLTLAVPDHNLPTTARRAADGSRIPIADAESAQQLEALERNAPEFGIRYIGDSDAEQGIVHVVGPEQGFSLPGATIVCGDSHTACHGGLGALAFGIGTSEVEHVLATQTLLLKQSKTMEVRVDGKLTPGVTAKDVVLHITGVLGAAGGTGSVIEYTGQVIRDLSIEGRLTISNMAIEHGARAGLCAPDEKTFAYIKGRPYAPTGDDWDKAVAWWTSLATDPGATYDKVVVIDAKDIAPSVTWGTSPEDVLPITGLVPTPESFADPSKQDAARASLAYMGLTPGQRMEDVEVQNIFIGSCTNSRIEDMRAAAAILKGRHKAANVKWAIVVPGSGLVKKQAEDEGLDRVFIEAGFEWREPGCSACLGMNPDKVPPGERCASTSNRNFVGRQGPGARTHLVSPAMAAAAAVTGKLTDVRKLMA; from the coding sequence ATGGCCAGCAATCCACGCACCCTCTACCAGAAGATCTGGGACGCCCACGTTGTCGAACAGCGCGACGATGGCACGGCCCTGCTATATATCGACCGTCACCTCGTTCACGAAGTGACCAGCCCGCAGGCGTTTGAATCGCTTCGCACGTCGGGCCGCAAGGTGCGCCGCCCAGATCTCACGCTCGCGGTGCCCGATCACAACCTGCCCACCACGGCCCGCCGCGCCGCCGACGGTTCGCGCATTCCCATTGCGGACGCAGAATCCGCGCAGCAACTCGAAGCGCTGGAGCGCAACGCGCCCGAATTCGGCATCCGCTACATCGGCGATTCCGATGCGGAGCAGGGCATCGTCCATGTCGTCGGGCCGGAGCAGGGCTTCTCGCTGCCCGGCGCGACCATCGTCTGTGGTGATAGCCACACCGCTTGCCACGGCGGCCTCGGCGCGCTCGCGTTCGGCATTGGCACCAGCGAGGTGGAGCATGTCCTCGCCACGCAGACCCTGCTGCTCAAGCAGTCAAAAACCATGGAAGTCCGCGTCGATGGGAAACTCACCCCCGGCGTTACCGCCAAGGACGTGGTTCTGCACATCACCGGCGTTCTGGGCGCGGCGGGCGGCACCGGATCGGTCATCGAATATACCGGCCAGGTTATCCGCGACTTGTCCATCGAAGGCCGGTTGACGATTTCGAACATGGCCATCGAACACGGTGCGCGCGCTGGCCTGTGCGCGCCCGATGAAAAGACCTTCGCCTATATCAAGGGCCGTCCCTATGCGCCCACGGGCGACGATTGGGACAAGGCCGTGGCGTGGTGGACCAGTCTCGCCACCGATCCCGGCGCAACTTACGACAAGGTCGTGGTGATCGACGCCAAGGATATCGCGCCTTCGGTCACCTGGGGCACCAGCCCTGAAGACGTGCTGCCGATTACCGGTCTCGTGCCCACGCCCGAAAGCTTCGCCGACCCCTCCAAGCAGGACGCCGCCCGCGCCAGCCTCGCCTACATGGGACTGACCCCCGGCCAGCGCATGGAAGATGTCGAGGTTCAGAACATCTTCATCGGCAGTTGCACCAACAGCCGCATCGAAGACATGCGCGCCGCCGCCGCGATCCTAAAGGGCCGCCACAAGGCCGCCAACGTGAAGTGGGCCATCGTCGTCCCCGGTTCCGGCCTTGTGAAGAAGCAGGCCGAAGACGAAGGATTGGACCGCGTGTTCATCGAGGCCGGCTTCGAATGGCGCGAGCCGGGCTGTTCGGCGTGTCTGGGCATGAACCCGGACAAAGTGCCGCCGGGCGAACGCTGCGCCTCCACCTCGAACCGCAATTTCGTCGGCCGCCAAGGCCCCGGCGCGCGTACGCACCTCGTCAGCCCCGCCATGGCCGCCGCTGCCGCCGTCACGGGCAAGTTGACCGATGTGCGCAAGCTGATGGCCTGA
- a CDS encoding zinc ribbon domain-containing protein: MNMTKGVRVPERLYRGVLWAVSIVFAGFIIGLGNLIIGDLPIVDAQVYTAPAETPALRQVRQDITAIEREKAVIDDKLEIQRLQLEQAQRASSTANETFRAWIAARTATTNPQQDPEVLTRTRELEQLKGNERAIQQAIADLENARIPLDQREGALRTRETLFIADALPAQERASFWQELRVFGLRLLITLPMLAVATWMVMKKRKSDHWPLMRGFVLAAVFVFFVELVPYLPSYGGYVRYAVGIVLTFAAGHFLVKNMRAYLAHRTEVEAQAEQERRKRVTHDEAFKKMAAKVCPGCDRPIATTADAEANFCVHCGMTLFDHCHACNTRKMAFFRFCMTCGEPAKVDAPAPA; encoded by the coding sequence ATGAACATGACCAAGGGCGTACGCGTACCGGAACGCCTCTATCGCGGCGTACTCTGGGCAGTGTCCATCGTCTTCGCAGGCTTCATCATCGGGCTTGGCAACCTCATCATCGGTGATCTGCCGATCGTCGATGCGCAGGTCTATACCGCGCCCGCCGAAACGCCCGCGCTCCGCCAGGTGCGGCAGGATATCACCGCCATCGAGCGCGAAAAGGCGGTGATTGACGACAAGCTGGAAATCCAGCGCCTGCAACTCGAACAGGCGCAACGCGCGTCATCCACTGCGAACGAAACTTTCCGCGCGTGGATCGCTGCGCGCACGGCCACCACCAACCCCCAGCAAGATCCCGAAGTCCTGACGCGAACCCGCGAACTCGAACAATTGAAGGGTAACGAACGCGCGATCCAGCAGGCTATCGCCGATCTGGAGAATGCGCGCATCCCGCTCGACCAGCGGGAAGGCGCGCTGCGCACCCGCGAGACGCTGTTCATCGCCGATGCCTTGCCCGCGCAGGAACGCGCCAGTTTCTGGCAGGAACTGCGCGTCTTCGGCCTGCGCCTGTTGATCACCTTGCCGATGCTGGCGGTTGCCACGTGGATGGTGATGAAAAAGCGCAAGAGCGATCACTGGCCGTTGATGCGCGGCTTCGTTCTGGCTGCCGTGTTCGTGTTTTTCGTCGAACTGGTGCCCTACCTGCCAAGCTATGGCGGGTATGTCCGCTATGCCGTTGGTATCGTGCTGACTTTTGCCGCCGGGCATTTCCTGGTCAAGAACATGCGCGCCTACCTTGCACACCGCACCGAAGTGGAGGCGCAGGCGGAACAGGAGCGGCGCAAGCGCGTCACGCACGATGAAGCGTTCAAGAAGATGGCCGCAAAGGTCTGCCCCGGATGCGACCGCCCCATCGCCACCACCGCCGATGCCGAGGCCAATTTCTGCGTCCACTGCGGCATGACGCTGTTCGATCATTGCCACGCCTGCAACACCCGCAAGATGGCGTTCTTCCGCTTCTGCATGACCTGCGGCGAACCGGCCAAGGTGGACGCGCCCGCACCGGCATGA
- a CDS encoding DNA-deoxyinosine glycosylase, producing MTERKASFPPIVNAATRVLILGSLPGEASLAAARYYANPRNQFWRLAGSVIESDLVGVDYDQRLATLLEHGIGLWDSIGTATRKGSLDSAIRNVQSNPLAELAATLPVLCAVAFNGAKSAVIGMPQLAGVGALELVRLPSSSPAHATLSFEEKRTQWYSLRKYLR from the coding sequence ATGACCGAACGCAAAGCGTCCTTCCCACCCATCGTCAATGCTGCCACGCGCGTTCTGATCCTCGGCAGTCTGCCGGGTGAGGCGAGCCTTGCCGCCGCGCGTTATTACGCCAATCCGCGCAACCAGTTCTGGCGGCTTGCAGGCAGTGTGATCGAGAGTGACCTCGTTGGCGTCGATTACGACCAGCGCCTTGCCACGTTGCTTGAACATGGCATCGGCCTGTGGGATTCGATCGGCACTGCCACGCGCAAGGGCAGTCTTGATAGTGCGATCCGCAATGTGCAGTCCAATCCGCTGGCAGAACTTGCTGCCACGCTCCCGGTCTTGTGTGCCGTGGCTTTCAATGGCGCCAAATCCGCTGTGATCGGGATGCCGCAATTGGCTGGTGTTGGGGCGTTGGAACTGGTCCGCCTGCCGTCCAGCAGCCCCGCACACGCAACGCTTTCGTTCGAGGAGAAACGTACGCAATGGTATTCCTTGCGGAAATACCTGCGCTGA
- the leuD gene encoding 3-isopropylmalate dehydratase small subunit yields MEPVNQIEGRAIPFGRKNVDTDVIIPAKWLKTITRQGLGRGAFEALRTDPDNIFDSAEFSGSPILIAGDNFGCGSSREHAAWALLDLGIKAVIAPSFSDIFSGNAFKNGILTVVLPQEAIDRLMEVAVTDPVMIDLEAQTVTTPFQDRFTFEIDAFRKHCLINGLDEVGLTMARDTAIATHEAKMRDQLPFLARGTDAAA; encoded by the coding sequence ATGGAACCGGTGAACCAGATCGAAGGACGGGCCATCCCGTTCGGCCGCAAGAATGTCGATACCGACGTTATCATTCCTGCCAAATGGCTCAAGACGATCACGCGTCAAGGCCTGGGAAGGGGCGCGTTCGAAGCTCTGCGTACCGACCCGGACAACATCTTTGACAGTGCGGAATTTTCAGGCTCGCCCATCCTGATTGCGGGCGACAATTTCGGCTGCGGTTCCAGCCGTGAACACGCCGCATGGGCCTTGCTCGATCTCGGCATCAAGGCCGTGATCGCGCCGTCGTTCTCCGACATTTTTTCAGGCAACGCATTCAAGAACGGCATTCTCACCGTCGTCCTGCCGCAGGAAGCGATTGACCGCCTGATGGAAGTCGCTGTCACCGATCCGGTTATGATCGATCTTGAAGCGCAGACCGTCACCACGCCGTTTCAGGACCGCTTCACCTTCGAGATCGACGCCTTTCGCAAGCACTGCCTGATCAATGGTCTTGATGAAGTGGGGCTGACAATGGCGCGCGATACCGCGATTGCAACGCATGAAGCGAAGATGCGCGACCAGTTGCCATTTCTGGCGCGGGGCACCGACGCCGCAGCCTGA
- a CDS encoding trimeric intracellular cation channel family protein — protein sequence MSALIGGLDLVGIAVFALTGALLAAKLRQTFVTMAFFALVTGVGGGSVRDLLIGAPVFWVRDPWVAPVCLGVALLAWFTPHRWWERPVLEWADAAGLGAYAVLGTAKALAFGVAPVPAVLMGVITGCVGGIIRDVLAGRPSILMRPELYVTAAALSSVICAAGAALGLANAIVWPVAGLAGFGLRGAAIWWKLGLPVYRTDAE from the coding sequence ATGTCCGCCCTGATCGGCGGTCTCGATCTCGTCGGCATCGCCGTATTCGCGCTGACCGGGGCGCTGCTGGCGGCGAAATTGCGCCAGACTTTCGTGACGATGGCGTTCTTCGCGCTGGTGACGGGGGTTGGCGGCGGATCGGTTCGTGATCTCCTGATCGGTGCGCCGGTGTTCTGGGTGCGCGATCCGTGGGTGGCGCCGGTGTGCCTGGGCGTTGCCCTGCTGGCATGGTTCACCCCGCATCGCTGGTGGGAACGGCCGGTGCTGGAATGGGCCGATGCTGCCGGGCTGGGTGCCTATGCCGTGCTGGGCACGGCCAAGGCGCTGGCGTTTGGCGTGGCGCCCGTGCCGGCCGTGCTGATGGGCGTGATTACCGGCTGCGTCGGCGGCATCATCCGCGACGTACTGGCCGGGCGGCCATCCATCCTGATGCGGCCCGAATTGTATGTGACGGCAGCCGCGCTGTCATCGGTGATCTGCGCCGCGGGGGCGGCGCTGGGGCTGGCGAACGCAATCGTCTGGCCCGTGGCGGGGCTTGCAGGGTTCGGTCTGCGCGGCGCCGCGATCTGGTGGAAGCTGGGCCTGCCGGTCTATCGAACGGATGCCGAATAG